The window ACGACCAAAAGCTCATCAAATTTGGATTTTGGGTGGGTTcacagttcacactgcggaatcttcgTCTGGTGGCCGCCGCCGAAAACACTTCATCGCAAGGGCCGTGCATTGACTGCTGCGCAGTGCTCACggaatccgcacaaagaatgaacatgttctttctttgcatggaacaatttcagtggcggaattgtctgccgctgaaattccgtagtgtttacggatctcgcggaagacccattcacactaatgttaagttcaaaccgcggaattccgcccgtggaattccgtaGTGGGAACGTTTGGGTGACAGCTGTTTTTTGTTTCGGTATATCTACAGATAGACATGGATTGTGCCAACTGCAGATCACGTCTCTATTACGCAACCAAAATATTTGTgcgatttatgcaaaaaaaaaatatgataaaaattCTAATTGAAGTTGCAGGCAGGTTACACTTGCACCTTGAAGTCAATGCTGGGAAGTCACGTGAGGATTGCGACCAACAGTCAAATTCGGGTTTGTTGCAGTTGTGTCACGTCACAAGGTGTAACAGTCACTAGATACAATAAAACCATGTGACATCGCAGTCCTCTTGTAGCCCTAGCCTAAAATGCACATTCtgctgggttaaaggggtactccactgggcatcgttcggaacatttagttccgaatgctgtgtgtgcgctgcggggtcggccacgcccccttgtgacataacaccacgctcctcaatgcaagtctcctatagacttggattgaggggcgtgatgtcacgaggggaagTGGCCGACCCCGCAGCgcacacacagcattcggaactaaatgttccgaacgatgcccagtggagtacccctttaatatttgtttCAATATTACAAGTGCGCACCCAGTATTAGTCATTTGTTGGCTGTGCCACAGAGACCTGTCCAAAGTTTGGTTTGGTcaaggtctcagtgctgagacccccaccgatgagAAGAATGAGCAGGGGGAAGCGTGCGGTTGTATGCTTCACTTCCTGGCTCCACGATCTACATCATGCAGCCCCATTGGCCACTGTTAGGTCAGTGTGGGCCTATGACTGCATTTGGTGTATGTGCCAGGAGCTCTCCCGATGCATGCACCGtacatcagcgtttcccaaccagggtgcctccagctgttgcaaaactacaagtcccagcatgcccggacagtcttggACTTTcgtcatgctgggagatctagtttagttttgcaacagctgaagcaccCTGGTGGGAAACCCTTGAACTCCTCGCATGTACGCCAAATGCAGGGGGAACACTCCTGACATATACCTCAGATGTGTAGGAGAAACacggtgtgaacacagcctgacgGGGACGTTatactgcattttttttatttctgaaaaAGAATTTATAGAAGTTATCACTTACATCTTTCTTCTGTTTCATACAGGAACTGATGGACTTGCAGAGGGATCCGCCAGCTCAGTGCTCTGCCGGTCCGGTTGGAGAAGACTGTACGTAATACAGTGTGGTATAGTAGACACGACTTCACATATAAGCTGACTCTGACCATGATACCTTACAGAACACAGACCTACATTATACACTATCATACTGCACCTTTAAACCATACAATGGTGTTTCCATATCTAGACTATTTAGTAGGGATGtccgataccattttttaagacagagtaagAGTGCCCATTCCAATTACTGACACtttttttcaatgtcatgtgacatttatttattttttttctttaatgggaaaaagggtatctttattttttattttttttagtttgtataagggaaagggctttttttttaaattaaacatatatatatatatatatatatatatatatatatatatatatatatatatatatatatatatattttataattacattttttttaaaggggggtgAGTCCAATTTTTTATTGGGAAGGTATTAATtcacattatttaattttttttcacttttttagcccccatagggaactattacatgcaatctgtagattgcatactgatcaatgctatgccatagcatagatcagtgttatcagtgctcattTACTAATGCCTGCCATTACTGGCAGCAGTAAAGGAGCGACGATCGGACACACGGAGCAGGGTAAGGGACCTGCGGCCGTCCTCTCACCTGATCGGGACAGTGCGATTACACtccggtgatcccgatcagcatccctgagctcaGGAATCTCAGgaattttagacgccgcaatcaactttgattgtggcatctaaagggttaatgcttgtCCAGGTTATGATGTGCGCTCAGCTGCTGAGCGCACTGCAAAGCTTGGGAGCAGAGAGTGCAGGCGGATTACCGCACCTCTGTGATACctggcggcgggactcccgccagCAGGTATCggagacatttgcacgagtacaatTACTCGTGCAAATGTAGAGTATAgggatcgggacatccctactattTAGTATAGTGCATGCTACAGGACAGTCTGATCAAAGATCATAGATTTTAGCAGAAATTGACTTATCTACAACAGTTTGCATTCCTTAAATTAGTGACCCCCCACATCACTGTTCACTAGTACACTTTCCCATATACATCTCACGACCTATAGTGTAGCGTATCTTTCATTAAATATCCCCCAAGTTGTGTCTCTCTGTATTTCAGTGTTTCACTGGCAGGCGACTATCATGGGCCCTGTAAGTATCTCGTCCCACAATGTGTGCTCCACTCCTCTGTCTGTGTATGAACTAATATATGTCACGTCACATCCTCGGCCGGGGGTTAAGAACTTCTGCAAAACACTAGCAGCTGCCATTTCCTAAAGTGCAAGTGGCTGCGAGAAGAATGTGCAAGCAGCCTGTACTTTGGTCAGTGCATATCCTAGATCTGGGGTGTGCAACCCGAAGCGGGGGGTCTTCTGTTTGCCTTTTATACATTCTagatcaggctgggttcacaccaagctttggcaatatagttcccgtatcaggattccttaaaacctgactaaactgtatcaaaacgtgtgtacaaattttaaccagtatacagtttgaaaaatgatgtgcggtttttaactttttaactttttttcattcAATTACGAATAAAGTGTCACTTGTTTGATAGAAATTCCAAGAAAAGAACTGTGCAAAGCCAAaaactgtttggggaaaactagggatcgaccgattatcggtttggccgatattcaagCTTTTGGgccttatcggtatcggcaattaccttgccgataatgcaccgcgccgcaccacccactgcaccgcgccgccccattgcctcccccatccctggttttataataacctggggccggggtccacgctacttctggctcttgctgcatcctgtgttacgctgtgcgctgcacaatgacgagtgacgtcctcaacgcgacgtcaccgtcagtgcgcacagtgacagctcaggaggacgccgccggagccagatgtagagtggaccccgggaacaggtaattataaaactggggatgggggaggcaatagggcggcggtctctgaccggtgggggtggggggggcgtgTTGCCAGTGATAGGACTCATGATGACCCCCAGACAgtcggggagagaagcgggtggcggtggcggtctctggcacagCAAAAAAGCTGCTGTAGTTCATTGACCTAAAGcgccccctttaaatcaatgatctgcagtggtgtcgccGGGTTGGTGGTATCGGGTCTGGGTGTTGGATGAATAGCCGATgaattataccggaatatcggtataggtTATcgcctatcggccctaacctccacagattatcggtatcagccctaaaaaatcgatatcggtcgatccctagggaaaaccggatggaaccgtatgcacatacggttctgtacggtttccattgactcccaatatgtatactagagatgagcgaacttacagtaaattcgattcttcacgaacttctcggctcggcggttgctgacttttcctgcataaattagttcagctttcagatgctcccgtgggctggaaaaggtggatacagtcctaggagactctttcctaggactgtatccaccttttccagcccaccggagcatctgaaagctgaactaatttatgcaggataagccatcaactgccgagccgagaagtttgtgactaatcgaatttactgtaagttcgctcatctctaatgtatacgtttcaatacggtttttcactcggaccaaaaaccgtggtaggctacggttttgggtacggtgaaaaaaaaactgacaaaaccgtacaggagacaaaactgacacaacctgatcttttggcatacagttttcaatggagagtcagtgcataccgtttttcaatacagttcacactgaaaacgtatacgggaactgtattacaaaaacggggtgtgaacccagcctcagtggtctcagactgtggccctccagatgtagcaaaacttcaactccctgcatgcccggacagccgttggctgtccgggcatgcagggagttgacgttttgctatatctggagggccacagtctgagaccactgttctagatcaTAGTAAAGCATCTCTGGTCTAGGATTTTGCACACAAGTGACTGTGTAAGAATTttagaccaggtaatagtgctgtGTGACGGTCAGAAACGTGTCACATTTTTATTTaggcaacagaggaagctttccTGAATCaggcttgtaaggaaaaagggaTGTGTATCAGCATAGGGTACCCCAAAAGGATATTCTTTTAGCTGATGGCCCCCACTGTGAAACAAAAAtaaagtgtgaacagagccttacagaGGTATTCTGTCTCCATAATTCAGTGCCATATGGCGGCACACTTACTGTACCATACTCTTGATGGTGCGTTAACAAGGAATGGCATTAGAAAATCTTGTGATAAAGCTAAAGCTGATCCCTGAATGTCCCTGTGATCTGCCTCCTGCACAGACCCCTGTGAGCggattcagctctgctgcatataccttttttttttccttttgtccaGGTCACAGAAATATCCTTATTTGCCATTTAAAAAGTATttaccccttaaagagtacctgtcatcaaaccatattttgtaaactaactcaggatattttcctttaaggggtactcccatggaaaactttattttttatttttatttatttatttttaatcaactggtgccagaaagttaaacagatttgtaaattacttctattaaaacaatcttaatccttccagtactttattagctgctgaatactacagaggaaatggttttctttttggaacacagagcttagGCCTCATGCACATGAGCTGGGCTAAGCCGTAATAGGGGattcatatacactgctcaaaaaaataaagggaacacttaaacaacccaatgtaactccaagtcaatgacacttctgtgaaatcacactgtccactcaggaagaacactgattgacaatcaatttcacatgctgttgtgcaaatggaacagacaacaggtggaaattataggcaattagcaagacacccccaataaaggagtggttctgcaggtggtgaccacagaccacttttaagttcctttgcttcctggctgatgttttagtcacttttgaatgctggcggtgctttcactctagtggtatcatgagactgagtctacaacccacacaagtggctcaggtagtgcagctcatccaggatggcacatcaatgtgagctgtggcaagaaggtttgctgtgtctgtcagcttagtgtccagagcatggaggcgctaccaggagacgtggaggaggccgtaggagggcaacaggccagcagcaggaccgctacctctgcctttgtgcaaggaggagcactgccagagccctgcaaaatgacctccagcaggccacaaatgtgcatgtgtccactcaagcggtcagaaacagactccatgagagtggtatgggggcccgacgtccacaggtggggttgtgcttacagcccaacaccgtgcaggatgtttggcatttaccacagaacacaaagattggcaaattcgccactggtgccctgtgctcttcacagatgaaagcaggttcacactgagcacatgtgacagacgcgacaatctggagacgccgtggagaatgttctgctgcctgcaacatcctccagcgttACCggcttggtggtgggtcagtaatgatgtggggtggcatttccctgggggccgcacagccttcTATGtggttgccagaggtagcctgactgccattaggtacgctacattgcaccacagacagcccaggagttggcggatgctttagtccaggtctaggaggacatctctctggagaccatccgccacctcatcaggagcatgcccaggcattgtagggaggtcatacgggcacatggaggccacacatactactgagactcattgtgacttgttttaaggacattacataaagttggatcagcctgtagtgtggttttccactttgattttgagtgtgacaccatatccagacctccatgggttgataaatttgatttccattgatagttgaatgtgctgacaacaaaatcacacaaaaattatgtaaagacgaaagtatttcagacgattagttcatttattcagatctaggatgtgttatcttagggtTCCCTTTTGAGCAGTTTACTAATATGGGGCCCTGTTTTAACTTCCTAAAACTCATAGGCTGGGATCACATAGTAgtgtttttagccaaaaccaagaGTGGAACCGGCACTCAACAAAGCTGGAGAGATTTGCATCTTCTGTCTGTGTTTTGGAACTAGttctggtttatatatatatatttttttttttaacctttttttaaaaagggggtgattcaaatttttattagggaaggggttaattcacatgtataatttattacacattttttaacaatttttttcgtcccaaaggggactattacatgcaatctgtagattgcatacactgatcaatgccatagcatagcattgatcagtgttatctgtgctcctttactactgtgtgccatggctggctgcagtAAAGAAGTGACGATCAGATGGCACGGAgcacggtaagggacctccggccatcctttcagctgattgggacaccacgatttcacagcatccctgagttaaccggcagttaacttcaggattttagatgctgcaattagctttgattgcggcatctaaaaggttaatgcaggTCCCGGCTATGACGCATGCTCAGCTGCTGAGCGCGCTGCATAGCTCTGGAGTGGGCACAGGGGGCATAGGGTGCAGGGTACACTGGTGGCACAGAGTGCAGGCGGATTACCgcacctccgtgatacctgccTACAAGAGTCCCGCTGGCAGGTATCGGtttaggtatcggggacatttacaCGAGTACAAGAActcatgcaaatgtccagtattggTCCCGATACCAGAATCTGTACCGGGACATCCCTAGTGTGAACCAAGCTAACACGCACATGCTTGCTCCACGAACCCCATGTGATGAAACTATTCTTCTGGGGGTAAGTGTCTTCCTTGTATGGCACCACACAATGCTGCATGGAGTTGCTGCAGTGACTCAATCAGTCGCCTTACAGCCAACTGCACACGTACATGAGGCTGTATATCTGTTTTTAGGAAAGCTGGCTGAAAAGCAGTATGGTTGCTATCATAGGAAGTGATGGTATAGTTCTAGGATAGTCCATCTCTCTGAGGGAACTGCAGCCCCTTCTGTGTTTCCAACATCGGCACCCAGCTACCCCACGGAAGCTAATGATACAGGCACCGCTGAGCTGGAAATGACTGTGAAGGAGCCACTGCAGTCAATTTCTTAGGGTTGGTCCTAAGGGTCTAATTCCCATATAGCAGtatgccatcactcattttgaTATTGCAGCAGAATAACTGTAGGGGATGCATTCCTGGATAATTAGGAGCaattgccattcaggagtctggaaAAGTTGGAATAAAGCCCCTGTGATGGCAAATATCTGACAGATGTGAAGGAAGCTATGCAGTCAGCGAGgatgtttctctcccccccccccccccccataaagtaACCGCATATGATAGAGCATTGAGTGTTTTTGGggttaagtaatataatgtagatGTTTTCTGGGTCCAGATCCTGTGCTGCGGGCAGGATCGAGGCTATGGCGTCTACATTACAGTAGCCAATGAGGGAATTTATTAGCCTCTTCTCTCTTTCCTCTCCCTTTGTCTTGTTTCTCTTCTCCCCCCATTGACCTGCTTCTTAATTTTTCAGAATGACAGCCCTTTCCAAGGTGGAGTTTTCTTCCTCACCATTCACTTTCCCACAGATTATCCCTTTAAGCCCCCTAAGGTAAGTAGAACAGGTACAGATCACCGTACCATGTGGGGAGGGCACAGCCAGGACAAGCAGAGGGTGAATAGTAACCAGGTTGACTTCTTCCTCTCCCCCGTGTGGGTTATTGATGCTGTTCTTTCTCTTAACAGGTGGCATTTACAACCAAAATCTATCACCCTAACATTAACAGTAATGGCAGCATTTGCTTGGACATCTTGAGGAGCCAGTGGTCACCCGCTCTGACTGTATCCAAGGGTCAGTTGACTTATATGTATACGTGCAATAGTGTGTTTGCTGTGTCCGCTCACCCATGCACCTGTGCTGCGGACCCTCCGGTCCTGCCCTTGGCTTCTCAGCACTAGCGTATGAAAGGATATTTTCGGCACTCAAGGCGTACGGATAAAACAATGCTTGCTTTATTGAAGTCTTGACACAGAAATCACATacatgacgcgtttcgcacccgccggtgcttaatcgtagactaacaAACAATATACAACACACTACTGAAGCACATGGGTACAGGGTCTCATGACCCCTTATATCATTAGTTTAAAAGACAGTGGAAAACCCCAGAATGTTGCAATTCAATATCTCTGTTAACACCTATATAGGCAATGGTACAAGGACCGTATGTGGCGatgttttaaagtgtacctgtcatcaacaaaaactttttatataatgtagatcagtggtcttcaacctgcggacctccagatgttgcaaaactacaactcccagcattttgcattttacagtgtttcccaaccaatgtgcctccagctgttgcaaaaccacaactcccagcaagcccctaatatacattggttaaataatgtgtataatttttgtcccagcagctattgcctgtgtgtctctatgaggagtccaaatacagggctctgtgcagtgaggaaaaacagggctctgtgcagtgaggttctGTGACATGCTACGGCCTctcacatgaggatgattgacaagccaggagcctatacagagccctgcttgtcccgcccccacttcctgtttttggactcctcacagagacacacaggcaatagctgcagggtcagcattttttcacccaaaaatatacacaatttttaaccaatgtatattccaaatatacatataatgattatctacattatataaaaaggtttttgttgacgacagataCACGTTAAGCATAAATTACATAGGCGATATCCTGCTCATTACCAACTTAACACAATGCAGTACCAATAACTGATAGTAAATCTACactaataactagagatgagcgaacgtacagtaaattcgattcgtcacgaacttctcggctcggcagttgatgacttttcctgcataaattagttcagccttcaggtgctccggtgggctggaaaaggtggatacagtcctaggaaagagtctcctaggactgtatccaccttttccagcccacgggagcacctgaaagctgaactaatttatgcaggaaaagtcatcaactgccgagccgagaagttcgtgacgaatcgaatttactgtaagttcgctcatctctactaataacctgaaaaaaaaatacttgcatCATACCTATTATCTCATTAATACCTTGCCCATAATTTTTTAAGTATTGTTCTAGCTTCACTACCAAAGAAGTGGAACTAAAGTTAAGTCAAATAGTAGAGCAATGCTGTATAAAACATCATTCAGTATACTAGGGGCATGTTACAATTAAACCTAatcctctattaaaggggtacttcgctgctcagcattgagggggttggggggtgatgtcatgagggggcggggctatgatgtcacaagctcccgactccagcatttggaacggtttgttccaaacactgagcagcggagtacccctttaaggccctgcgGATGTGTGGTTTCTAAGAGAAACATC is drawn from Hyla sarda isolate aHylSar1 chromosome 4, aHylSar1.hap1, whole genome shotgun sequence and contains these coding sequences:
- the UBE2D4 gene encoding ubiquitin-conjugating enzyme E2 D4 isoform X3; the protein is MALKRIQKELMDLQRDPPAQCSAGPVGEDLFHWQATIMGPNDSPFQGGVFFLTIHFPTDYPFKPPKVAFTTKIYHPNINSNGSICLDILRSQWSPALTVSKVLLSICSLLCDPNPDDPLVPEIAHTYKADREKYNRLAREWTSKYAM
- the UBE2D4 gene encoding ubiquitin-conjugating enzyme E2 D4 isoform X2, producing MCQQEASFPGLEDIYWGPHILQSEKELMDLQRDPPAQCSAGPVGEDLFHWQATIMGPNDSPFQGGVFFLTIHFPTDYPFKPPKVAFTTKIYHPNINSNGSICLDILRSQWSPALTVSKVLLSICSLLCDPNPDDPLVPEIAHTYKADREKYNRLAREWTSKYAM
- the UBE2D4 gene encoding ubiquitin-conjugating enzyme E2 D4 isoform X4 codes for the protein MDLQRDPPAQCSAGPVGEDLFHWQATIMGPNDSPFQGGVFFLTIHFPTDYPFKPPKVAFTTKIYHPNINSNGSICLDILRSQWSPALTVSKVLLSICSLLCDPNPDDPLVPEIAHTYKADREKYNRLAREWTSKYAM